From the Thermococcus sp. 18S1 genome, one window contains:
- a CDS encoding TonB-dependent receptor has translation MGHTVYYITRIDRWKEFRGFLKKVCEGLGFSFLEGEDAVIIFPECPGAEPLEIKKRGKGFVKTNLVEPCHSIYLLILHSVSSFGSVELWED, from the coding sequence TTGGGACACACGGTCTACTACATCACCAGAATTGATAGGTGGAAGGAGTTCAGGGGGTTCCTAAAGAAGGTCTGCGAAGGGCTCGGTTTCAGTTTCCTTGAGGGCGAAGATGCCGTCATAATTTTTCCAGAATGCCCTGGTGCCGAGCCCCTGGAGATAAAGAAGAGAGGTAAGGGGTTCGTCAAGACGAACCTAGTTGAGCCATGTCACTCGATATATCTCCTCATTCTTCATTCGGTTTCTTCCTTCGGCTCTGTCGAGCTCTGGGAGGACTGA
- the purS gene encoding phosphoribosylformylglycinamidine synthase subunit PurS, translated as MRWKVTVIVRLKEGLNDPEGRVIGNALRNLGYAVESMHVPKYFEFELESEEPEREVEEMCRRLLANPLIHDYEYSIEPVS; from the coding sequence GTGAGGTGGAAGGTTACCGTCATCGTTCGCCTTAAGGAAGGCCTCAACGACCCCGAAGGGAGGGTCATAGGAAACGCCCTCAGGAACCTCGGCTACGCGGTGGAGAGCATGCACGTTCCCAAGTACTTCGAGTTCGAGCTGGAGAGCGAAGAGCCAGAGCGGGAAGTGGAGGAGATGTGCAGGCGCCTTTTGGCCAACCCGCTCATCCACGACTACGAGTACAGCATCGAGCCGGTGAGCTGA
- a CDS encoding formate--phosphoribosylaminoimidazolecarboxamide ligase family protein, which yields MISREEILSVLESYDPEKITVGVIGSHSALDIADGAKEEGLPVLVVAQRGRHRTYAEYFRLRKTRDGLTKGFIDEVMILEKFAQIIDVQEELVKRNVIFVPNRSFVVYTGIDRVENDFRVPLFGSRNLLRSEERSEEKSYYWLLEKAGLPYPEPVKPEEIDEVGLVIVKLPHAKKRLERGFFTAASYKEFREKAEKLIKLGVITEEDLAKARIERYIIGPVFNFDFFYSPIDEEIELLGIDWRFETSLDGHVRLPASQQLTLPEHQFEPEYTVTGHASSTLRESLLEKVFDMAERYVKATREYYPPGIIGPFTLQTAVDKDLNFYIYDVAPRTGGGTNIHMAMGHPYGNALWRKPMSTGRRVALEIKRALELDELEKVVT from the coding sequence ATGATAAGCCGTGAGGAGATTTTGAGCGTTCTTGAAAGTTACGATCCCGAGAAAATCACCGTTGGAGTAATAGGGAGCCACTCCGCTCTGGACATAGCAGACGGTGCAAAGGAGGAAGGCCTTCCGGTTCTCGTCGTCGCCCAGAGGGGCAGGCACAGAACCTACGCCGAGTACTTCAGGCTTAGGAAGACGAGGGACGGCCTGACAAAGGGCTTCATCGACGAGGTTATGATTCTTGAGAAGTTTGCTCAGATAATTGACGTTCAGGAGGAGCTGGTAAAGAGGAACGTCATCTTCGTGCCGAACCGCTCCTTTGTTGTATACACCGGCATCGACAGGGTTGAGAACGATTTCCGCGTCCCGCTCTTCGGCAGTAGAAACCTCCTCAGAAGCGAGGAGAGGAGCGAGGAGAAAAGCTACTACTGGCTCCTTGAGAAGGCTGGGCTTCCCTATCCTGAACCCGTTAAACCAGAAGAGATTGACGAGGTCGGCCTCGTCATCGTCAAGCTTCCCCATGCCAAGAAGAGGCTTGAGCGCGGCTTCTTCACCGCCGCAAGCTACAAGGAGTTCCGCGAGAAGGCAGAGAAGCTCATCAAGCTCGGCGTAATCACCGAGGAAGACCTCGCCAAAGCGAGAATCGAGCGCTACATCATCGGTCCGGTGTTCAACTTTGACTTCTTCTACTCACCGATAGATGAGGAGATAGAGCTTTTAGGAATAGACTGGCGCTTTGAGACCAGCCTGGACGGTCACGTCCGTCTTCCAGCTTCCCAGCAGCTTACCCTGCCGGAGCACCAGTTCGAGCCGGAATACACCGTCACCGGTCATGCATCCTCAACGCTCCGCGAGTCCCTCCTTGAGAAGGTCTTCGACATGGCCGAGCGCTATGTGAAGGCCACCCGGGAGTACTATCCCCCGGGAATCATCGGCCCCTTCACCCTGCAAACTGCGGTGGACAAAGACCTCAACTTCTACATCTACGACGTCGCCCCGAGAACCGGCGGCGGAACCAACATCCACATGGCGATGGGGCACCCCTACGGAAACGCTCTCTGGAGGAAGCCGATGAGTACGGGAAGGAGGGTTGCCCTTGAGATAAAGCGCGCCCTTGAGCTCGACGAGCTTGAGAAGGTAGTCACGTGA
- a CDS encoding M1 family metallopeptidase yields the protein MKLGKMLVILFLTCVVMVFTISIFENWGIHNRPRSENFQVIQGKNIPEVNVSSHEIAYLVRSNVSELDVKSFTELKIDVSSQKSLELYGKKILMVGNVKESNVGRISLVYPKGVVLDNITAKSARIKNISIATTPQADILILVLETSQNNVGAITIEYHAKLTRFEPFISYVEMKDGWSIFRTMYDGNELVLSSLWLLREVGVFKSYESQIRLEIPEGWMGVVIDEKGEGFWEGIHEESADERAVFVYYSKNSRNPVIIAGNFSCVSNDPFGVSLDICQVGKRREDVLFIASKVLEDYSKLLGGYPYSDLRIIYLESLGTKGGFEFPRGVILINPKTNGTLILAHEIAHSWFGDYASFGRMDETLANYLALTYTDFPELLNFTEHSPLIDSAYSLERVYQEEISNAHAEGMIYYKGASVFRSLQFVLGNETFFRGIRELLRECHDRECNLTEVQEVLERVSGGDLNWFFREWFYTAEVPDYYVENLDLRLENGKYSLNFEVIDRNNFTMPLMIEVVTVKGRVTKKVWVDGRAKVSFELEDKPTVIVLDPNEWMVNENLNYTVNGIKIRIE from the coding sequence ATGAAACTGGGAAAAATGTTGGTGATTTTGTTTTTGACCTGCGTTGTTATGGTATTTACGATATCCATTTTCGAAAATTGGGGTATTCATAACCGTCCCCGTTCAGAAAATTTCCAGGTAATTCAGGGGAAGAATATCCCTGAAGTAAATGTCTCTTCCCATGAAATCGCCTATTTAGTTCGAAGTAATGTGTCTGAACTTGATGTTAAGTCATTTACAGAACTCAAAATTGATGTTTCCTCTCAAAAAAGCTTGGAATTGTATGGAAAGAAAATTTTGATGGTAGGAAACGTCAAGGAAAGCAATGTTGGCAGGATATCCCTGGTTTATCCTAAAGGGGTTGTTCTTGATAACATTACAGCAAAAAGTGCAAGGATTAAGAATATCTCAATAGCTACTACTCCCCAGGCAGATATTTTGATACTCGTTTTGGAAACATCACAAAATAACGTCGGAGCCATAACAATAGAATATCACGCTAAACTAACACGTTTTGAGCCCTTTATCAGCTACGTAGAAATGAAAGACGGCTGGAGCATTTTCAGGACAATGTATGACGGCAACGAATTGGTATTGTCATCACTGTGGTTATTAAGGGAGGTTGGAGTTTTCAAAAGCTATGAGTCTCAAATACGATTAGAGATTCCTGAGGGTTGGATGGGAGTTGTGATAGACGAAAAAGGAGAAGGATTCTGGGAGGGCATTCATGAAGAATCAGCAGATGAGAGAGCTGTTTTTGTGTATTACTCGAAGAATTCGAGAAACCCGGTAATAATCGCCGGTAATTTCTCGTGCGTTAGTAATGACCCCTTCGGAGTATCACTTGACATATGCCAAGTGGGAAAGCGAAGAGAAGACGTGCTTTTCATCGCTTCAAAAGTTTTGGAGGACTATTCTAAACTTCTTGGGGGTTATCCGTATTCTGATCTCAGAATCATTTACCTGGAAAGTCTGGGTACTAAGGGAGGGTTTGAATTCCCGCGTGGAGTTATATTGATAAATCCTAAGACAAACGGAACTCTAATTCTTGCTCATGAAATTGCTCACTCCTGGTTCGGCGACTATGCGTCTTTTGGCAGGATGGATGAAACGCTTGCGAATTATCTTGCCCTGACCTACACAGACTTCCCTGAGTTACTCAATTTTACTGAGCATTCCCCTTTAATTGATTCTGCTTACAGCCTGGAGCGGGTCTACCAAGAGGAGATATCCAACGCACATGCAGAAGGAATGATCTATTACAAAGGCGCTTCCGTCTTCCGCTCCCTGCAGTTTGTTCTTGGTAATGAAACCTTCTTTAGGGGTATTAGGGAGCTTTTAAGGGAGTGTCATGACAGAGAATGCAATTTGACGGAGGTTCAGGAGGTTCTTGAAAGGGTTAGCGGTGGGGATCTGAATTGGTTCTTCAGAGAATGGTTCTATACTGCCGAAGTTCCAGACTATTATGTGGAAAACCTGGACTTGAGGCTTGAAAACGGGAAGTACTCCCTGAACTTTGAAGTAATAGACAGAAACAACTTCACAATGCCCCTAATGATTGAAGTGGTAACAGTAAAAGGGAGAGTTACTAAAAAAGTTTGGGTTGATGGTAGAGCTAAAGTCAGCTTTGAACTGGAAGATAAACCTACTGTGATTGTCCTCGACCCTAACGAGTGGATGGTCAATGAGAACCTGAACTACACAGTAAACGGAATTAAGATAAGAATTGAGTAA
- a CDS encoding formate--phosphoribosylaminoimidazolecarboxamide ligase: MRVSTYASHSALQILKGAKEEGFETVAFGKARVKPLYTKYFPVADRFIEGTYPEEQLLELNAVVIPTGSFVAHLGIELVEKMRVPYYGNKEVLKWESDRSLERRWLEKAKLRLPRVYDDPDEIDGPVIVKPHGAKGGKGYFLAKSPEDFWRKAERLGVRDKEELSGIQIQEYVLGVPVYPHYFYSKLNRELELMSIDRRYESNVDAIGRIPAEEQLDLGLSTNYTVIGNIPLVLRESLLMDVIEAGERVVKAAEKLMGGLWGPFCLEGVFTEELEFVVFEISARIVAGTNPFVHGSPYSWLRYDYPVSTGRRIAMELRQAENEGRLDEILT; encoded by the coding sequence ATGAGGGTCTCGACGTATGCCTCCCACTCTGCCCTTCAGATCCTGAAGGGGGCAAAGGAGGAGGGCTTTGAGACGGTTGCCTTTGGAAAGGCCAGAGTCAAACCGCTCTACACGAAGTACTTCCCGGTGGCTGACCGTTTCATCGAGGGGACTTATCCGGAGGAGCAGCTGCTTGAACTGAACGCCGTCGTTATACCTACGGGCTCCTTCGTGGCCCATCTCGGAATCGAGCTGGTCGAGAAGATGCGCGTTCCATACTACGGCAACAAAGAAGTCCTGAAGTGGGAGAGCGACCGCTCACTGGAAAGGAGATGGCTTGAGAAGGCTAAACTCCGGCTTCCGAGGGTCTACGACGACCCAGATGAGATAGACGGGCCGGTCATAGTCAAGCCCCACGGTGCCAAGGGCGGGAAGGGCTACTTTTTGGCTAAGAGCCCCGAGGACTTCTGGAGAAAGGCGGAGAGGCTCGGCGTTAGGGACAAAGAAGAGCTGAGCGGAATTCAGATTCAGGAGTACGTCCTCGGCGTTCCGGTTTACCCCCACTACTTCTACTCAAAGCTCAACCGCGAGCTGGAACTGATGAGCATAGACAGGCGTTACGAGTCCAACGTCGATGCGATAGGCAGGATTCCCGCGGAAGAGCAGCTTGACCTCGGACTCAGCACCAACTACACGGTGATAGGCAACATCCCGCTCGTCCTGAGGGAGAGCCTGCTGATGGACGTCATCGAGGCAGGAGAACGGGTTGTGAAAGCTGCGGAGAAGCTCATGGGTGGCCTCTGGGGCCCCTTCTGCCTTGAGGGTGTCTTCACCGAGGAGCTTGAGTTCGTCGTCTTCGAAATCTCTGCGAGGATAGTCGCCGGGACGAACCCTTTCGTCCACGGCTCCCCTTACAGCTGGCTCCGCTACGACTACCCGGTCAGCACCGGAAGGAGGATAGCGATGGAGCTGAGGCAGGCCGAGAACGAGGGAAGGCTCGACGAAATTTTGACGTGA
- the purD gene encoding phosphoribosylamine--glycine ligase, translating to MKVLLVGGGGRENAIGEALVRSGAELYVISKHRNPGLARLANDYGLARETDIEKVLELARKWGIELAFIGPEAPLEKGIVDSFEREGIPAVGPTKEAAQLETNKAFARSLMEKYEIPGRKLFRVFEDVSEMRSWIDDFGRPVVVKPLGLTGGKGVKVVGYQLRDNEEAKAYAEELIRKDGRVLVEERTDGVEFTFQVFTDGKRVIPMPLAQDYPHAYEGDKGPITGGMGSYSCSSHLLPFVPREDYEKALETLKATVKAMRKNGTPYRGILYGQFMLSKEGPVIIEYNARFGDPEAMNVLPLLKTSLLDIAEGIVDGNLGEAEFEKKATVVKYLAPKGYPVSPVRGVKVEVNERAIAEAGAKLYYASIDENFTLLGSRAIAVVGIADTLEEAERIAEKAVPHVKGELFYRRDVGTRESVEKRIGLMREFGKEFEPNSC from the coding sequence ATGAAGGTTCTGCTCGTTGGAGGCGGCGGTAGGGAGAACGCCATCGGTGAGGCGCTCGTGAGGAGCGGCGCCGAGCTGTACGTCATCTCAAAGCACAGGAATCCTGGACTGGCCAGGCTCGCAAATGACTACGGCCTGGCCAGAGAAACGGACATCGAGAAAGTCCTCGAACTCGCCCGGAAATGGGGAATAGAACTTGCCTTCATAGGTCCGGAGGCACCGCTTGAGAAGGGTATAGTCGATTCCTTTGAGCGTGAGGGCATCCCGGCGGTTGGGCCGACTAAAGAGGCCGCCCAGCTAGAGACCAATAAGGCCTTTGCCCGCTCCCTCATGGAGAAGTATGAAATTCCCGGCAGGAAGCTCTTCCGCGTCTTTGAAGACGTCTCCGAGATGCGCTCTTGGATAGACGACTTCGGAAGGCCGGTCGTTGTGAAACCCCTCGGGCTCACCGGCGGGAAGGGCGTTAAGGTGGTCGGCTATCAGCTGCGGGACAACGAGGAAGCTAAGGCCTACGCCGAGGAACTCATCAGGAAAGATGGAAGGGTTCTAGTTGAGGAAAGAACCGACGGCGTTGAGTTCACCTTCCAGGTCTTCACGGACGGGAAGAGGGTAATCCCCATGCCCCTCGCCCAGGACTATCCCCACGCCTACGAGGGCGATAAGGGCCCCATTACCGGCGGCATGGGGAGCTACTCATGTTCAAGCCACCTCCTACCCTTCGTTCCGAGGGAGGACTACGAAAAGGCCCTTGAAACCCTGAAAGCGACAGTTAAAGCCATGCGGAAGAACGGAACGCCGTACAGGGGAATCCTCTACGGCCAGTTCATGCTCTCCAAAGAGGGTCCCGTCATAATCGAGTACAACGCCCGCTTCGGCGACCCCGAGGCCATGAACGTTCTGCCCCTTCTGAAGACGAGCCTGCTTGATATCGCCGAGGGAATCGTGGACGGCAACCTCGGAGAGGCGGAGTTCGAGAAAAAGGCAACGGTCGTCAAGTACCTCGCACCGAAGGGATATCCAGTCAGTCCCGTGAGGGGAGTGAAGGTCGAAGTGAACGAGAGGGCCATAGCCGAAGCCGGGGCGAAGCTCTACTACGCTTCCATTGACGAGAACTTCACACTCCTCGGCTCCCGTGCCATAGCGGTCGTTGGAATCGCCGATACTCTCGAAGAGGCGGAGAGGATAGCCGAGAAAGCCGTTCCCCACGTTAAGGGTGAGCTTTTCTATCGCAGGGACGTCGGCACGAGGGAGAGCGTCGAGAAGAGAATCGGCCTGATGAGGGAGTTTGGAAAGGAGTTCGAGCCGAATTCATGCTGA
- the guaA gene encoding glutamine-hydrolyzing GMP synthase — MWERFIEEKVEEIRETVGDGRAIIALSGGVDSSVAAVLAHKAIGDKLHAVFVNTGFMRKGEPEFVVRTFRDEFGLNLHYVDAGERFFSELKGVTDPEEKRKIIGRVFIEVFEEVARAIDAQFLIQGTIAPDWIESKGKIKSHHNVGGLPERLNLKLIEPLRDLYKDEVRELGKELGLPEKIYNRMPFPGPGLAVRVLGEVTPEKVAIVREANAIVEEEIEKAGLKPWQAFAVLLGVKTVGVQGDIRAYKETIAVRVVESLDGMTANAMNVPFEVLQRISFRITSEIPEVGRVLYDITNKPPATIEFE, encoded by the coding sequence ATGTGGGAGAGATTCATCGAGGAGAAGGTTGAGGAGATTAGGGAAACGGTCGGCGATGGTAGGGCGATAATAGCACTCTCCGGAGGCGTTGACAGCTCCGTTGCAGCGGTGCTTGCTCACAAGGCCATAGGCGATAAGCTCCACGCGGTCTTCGTCAACACCGGCTTCATGAGGAAGGGCGAACCTGAATTCGTCGTCAGGACATTCAGGGACGAGTTCGGTCTCAACCTGCACTACGTCGATGCCGGCGAGAGGTTCTTCAGCGAGCTCAAGGGCGTCACAGACCCCGAGGAGAAGAGGAAGATAATCGGCAGGGTCTTCATCGAGGTGTTTGAAGAGGTCGCGAGGGCGATCGACGCCCAGTTCCTAATCCAGGGGACGATAGCCCCGGACTGGATCGAGAGCAAGGGGAAAATCAAGAGCCACCACAACGTTGGCGGACTCCCGGAGAGGCTCAACCTCAAGCTGATAGAGCCGCTCCGCGATCTCTACAAGGACGAGGTCAGGGAGCTGGGTAAGGAGCTCGGCCTCCCGGAGAAGATATACAACCGCATGCCCTTCCCGGGGCCGGGATTGGCCGTCCGCGTCCTTGGGGAGGTCACGCCGGAGAAGGTTGCCATTGTTAGAGAAGCTAATGCTATAGTCGAGGAGGAGATCGAGAAGGCCGGTCTAAAGCCCTGGCAGGCCTTCGCCGTTCTGCTGGGAGTGAAGACCGTCGGCGTTCAGGGCGACATAAGGGCCTACAAGGAAACGATCGCCGTTCGCGTCGTTGAGAGCCTCGATGGAATGACCGCCAACGCCATGAACGTTCCCTTCGAGGTTCTCCAGAGGATATCCTTCAGGATAACCAGCGAGATACCCGAGGTTGGAAGGGTGCTCTACGACATCACCAACAAGCCCCCGGCAACGATTGAGTTCGAGTGA
- a CDS encoding GMP synthase subunit A: protein MIIIMDNGGQYVHRIWRTLRYLGVEAKIIPNTTPLEEIKAMKPKGIIFSGGPDIEKTGNCSVILEHYDEFNVPILGICLGHQLIAKHFGGKVGKGEKAEYSLVEVEILEENDIFRGLPKMLKVWESHMDEVKELPEGFKLLARSETCPVEAMKHESLPIYGVQFHPEVFHTERGADIYRNFAELCGELS, encoded by the coding sequence ATGATAATCATAATGGACAACGGCGGGCAGTACGTCCACAGGATTTGGAGGACTCTGAGATACCTCGGTGTCGAGGCCAAGATAATCCCCAACACGACACCGCTTGAGGAGATAAAGGCCATGAAGCCAAAGGGCATAATCTTCTCAGGCGGCCCAGATATCGAGAAGACAGGCAACTGCTCCGTCATCTTGGAGCACTACGACGAGTTCAACGTCCCCATCCTCGGCATCTGCCTTGGCCACCAGCTGATAGCGAAGCACTTCGGCGGAAAGGTTGGGAAGGGCGAGAAGGCCGAATACAGCCTCGTTGAGGTGGAGATACTGGAGGAGAACGACATCTTCCGCGGGCTTCCGAAGATGCTCAAGGTCTGGGAGAGCCATATGGATGAGGTGAAGGAGCTTCCGGAAGGCTTCAAGCTCTTGGCCAGAAGTGAGACCTGCCCGGTTGAGGCCATGAAGCACGAGAGCCTTCCCATCTACGGCGTTCAGTTCCACCCCGAGGTCTTCCACACGGAGCGTGGGGCAGACATTTACCGCAACTTCGCGGAGCTCTGCGGGGAGCTCAGCTAG
- the purE gene encoding 5-(carboxyamino)imidazole ribonucleotide mutase — MKVLVVMGSKSDSHIAEKVTGVLDEFGVDYDVEVASAHRNPKKVEELAKKDYEVFIAIAGLSAALPGVIAAHTVKPVIGVPVSAKLNGLDALLSIAQLPPGVPVATVGIDNGKNAALLAVEILAVKDEKLREKLEEYRERMRA; from the coding sequence ATGAAGGTGCTCGTGGTAATGGGGAGCAAGAGCGACTCCCATATAGCCGAGAAGGTTACCGGGGTTCTCGATGAGTTCGGCGTTGACTACGACGTTGAGGTCGCCTCGGCCCACAGAAACCCGAAAAAGGTTGAGGAGCTTGCCAAGAAAGACTACGAGGTTTTCATAGCCATCGCCGGACTGAGTGCTGCACTGCCCGGGGTTATAGCGGCCCACACTGTCAAGCCCGTCATCGGAGTTCCTGTTTCGGCCAAGCTCAACGGCCTCGACGCCCTCCTGAGCATAGCCCAGCTTCCTCCGGGTGTTCCCGTTGCCACAGTTGGAATAGACAACGGTAAGAACGCCGCATTGCTGGCAGTGGAGATCCTCGCGGTAAAGGATGAAAAGCTGAGGGAGAAGCTCGAAGAGTACAGGGAAAGGATGCGGGCATAA
- the purL gene encoding phosphoribosylformylglycinamidine synthase subunit PurL — MFPHEEKLIRERLGREPNELEWAMLEVMWSEHASYKSSRPWLRLLPTENEHVILGPGEDAGIVKFDDETWVVVGIESHNHPSAVEPYGGVATGVGGIVRDILCMGARPIALLDPIRFGPLEKERNRYLFEYVVKGIADYGNRIGVPTVGGETEFDESLDNYTLVNVACVGVMKPEHLVHSYVTEPGLKLILVGNRTGRDGIHGVTFASEELGENAEEEDRSAVQIPDPFTEKLLIEATLEAVYTGKVKALKDLGGGGLTCAASEMAGKKGFGAVIHADRVPLREPGMTPTEVMISESQERMLFAVDETDVDFLGAIFEKYGLEWTVVGDVIEEPRFIVYWKGEKVADLPVELLADVPTIEWEQRPYSAERPVGTPDVSYERAFDLVWGSPNIVSKRWIWEQYDHEVQGRTVLKPGRDSAVLKLNEEYGLAFTADGNPSHSYLNPYHGAMGAVAEVVRNLVSVGAEPLALVDNLNFASPERPEVYWSFAETVRGLADAAKAFGLAYVSGNVSFYNEVVDRPIKPTPVVAGLGRVRLEEIPEMGLSDGLLIGIAGITEAELGGSELFSRLGVEGGLAPRVNLDEERANAKGILRAIRKGLVRAVHDVSRGGIAVALVEMAVTGKTGFAVDLSKIPSETSNPVEIAFSESHGRYIVAFPEENLDELKSLFKHFAVIGKAGGSDVIFNWSGKELLRRPISELSAVHESLPKLLGEGE, encoded by the coding sequence ATGTTCCCGCACGAGGAAAAGCTCATCCGTGAAAGGCTCGGCAGGGAGCCGAACGAACTTGAGTGGGCGATGCTCGAGGTCATGTGGAGCGAGCACGCCTCGTATAAGTCGAGCAGACCGTGGCTGAGGCTCCTTCCGACGGAGAACGAGCACGTGATTTTGGGCCCCGGTGAGGATGCCGGGATAGTGAAGTTCGACGATGAAACGTGGGTAGTCGTTGGAATCGAGAGCCACAACCATCCAAGCGCGGTCGAGCCCTACGGAGGAGTGGCCACTGGAGTCGGGGGAATAGTGAGGGACATACTCTGCATGGGTGCGAGGCCGATTGCTTTGCTTGATCCGATACGCTTCGGTCCGCTGGAGAAGGAGAGAAACCGATACCTCTTCGAATATGTCGTCAAGGGCATAGCCGACTACGGCAACAGGATAGGCGTTCCTACCGTTGGGGGCGAGACGGAGTTCGATGAGAGCCTCGACAACTACACGCTCGTTAACGTCGCCTGCGTTGGAGTTATGAAGCCCGAGCACCTAGTCCACAGCTACGTGACCGAGCCGGGTCTCAAGCTCATACTCGTCGGCAACAGGACCGGCAGGGACGGCATCCACGGCGTAACCTTTGCGAGCGAGGAACTCGGGGAGAACGCGGAGGAGGAAGACCGCTCCGCCGTCCAGATCCCCGACCCCTTCACGGAGAAGTTGCTGATTGAGGCCACGCTTGAGGCTGTCTACACAGGCAAAGTCAAGGCGCTCAAAGACCTTGGTGGCGGCGGTTTGACCTGCGCTGCCTCCGAGATGGCCGGCAAAAAGGGCTTCGGTGCGGTTATTCATGCCGACAGGGTTCCGCTCCGCGAGCCGGGAATGACCCCAACCGAGGTCATGATTTCCGAGAGCCAGGAGAGGATGCTCTTCGCGGTCGACGAAACCGATGTTGACTTCCTTGGGGCAATCTTCGAAAAGTACGGCCTCGAATGGACGGTTGTTGGAGATGTCATCGAGGAGCCGCGCTTTATAGTATACTGGAAGGGCGAAAAGGTAGCGGACCTTCCGGTTGAACTCTTAGCGGACGTTCCCACGATAGAGTGGGAGCAGAGGCCCTACAGCGCAGAGAGACCGGTTGGAACTCCCGACGTTTCCTACGAGAGGGCCTTCGACCTCGTCTGGGGCAGTCCGAACATCGTAAGCAAGCGCTGGATATGGGAGCAGTACGACCATGAGGTTCAGGGAAGGACGGTCCTCAAGCCCGGAAGGGATTCAGCGGTGCTCAAGCTCAACGAGGAATACGGATTGGCCTTCACTGCCGACGGAAACCCAAGCCACAGCTACCTGAACCCCTACCACGGCGCTATGGGGGCGGTTGCTGAAGTCGTCAGGAACCTTGTCAGCGTTGGAGCTGAACCATTGGCTCTGGTGGACAACCTCAACTTCGCATCGCCCGAGAGACCGGAGGTTTACTGGAGCTTCGCCGAGACCGTTAGAGGATTGGCCGATGCGGCCAAAGCCTTCGGTTTAGCGTACGTCAGCGGCAACGTCAGCTTCTACAACGAAGTCGTTGACAGGCCGATAAAACCCACCCCCGTGGTTGCCGGCCTCGGAAGGGTTAGGCTTGAGGAGATTCCCGAGATGGGACTGAGCGATGGACTGCTCATAGGCATTGCTGGGATAACGGAGGCGGAACTCGGCGGCTCGGAGCTGTTCTCAAGGCTCGGCGTCGAAGGCGGCCTCGCCCCGCGCGTGAACCTCGACGAGGAGAGGGCCAACGCCAAGGGAATCCTGAGGGCTATACGGAAAGGTCTCGTCAGAGCGGTTCACGACGTTAGCAGGGGTGGAATAGCGGTAGCTCTGGTTGAGATGGCCGTTACCGGAAAGACGGGCTTCGCGGTTGACCTCTCGAAGATTCCCTCTGAGACCTCGAACCCGGTGGAAATAGCTTTCAGCGAGAGCCACGGGCGCTACATAGTTGCCTTCCCCGAGGAGAACCTTGACGAGCTTAAGTCCTTATTCAAACACTTTGCAGTCATCGGGAAGGCGGGAGGAAGTGACGTGATCTTCAACTGGAGCGGGAAGGAACTCCTGAGAAGGCCGATTTCCGAGCTGAGTGCAGTCCACGAGTCCCTGCCAAAGCTTCTGGGTGAGGGGGAATGA
- the purQ gene encoding phosphoribosylformylglycinamidine synthase I: protein MIKFAVVVFPGTNCDFETERAIRKAGAEAERVWYKTSLKDFDGVVLPGGFSYADYLRAGAIAARQEIMEEVKEFAREGRPVLGICNGFQVLTEAGLLPGALRPNRIPRFLCRWVHLRVNDVETPFTSLYEPREVIKMPIAHAEGNYYVDDPSKVRIVFQYSDENGDVTDGANPNGSVLNIAAIANERGNVLGTMPHPERASDRFLGSEDGLRLFRSMVEWAKR, encoded by the coding sequence ATGATTAAGTTCGCCGTGGTGGTGTTTCCGGGAACCAACTGCGACTTCGAGACCGAGAGAGCGATAAGGAAGGCCGGTGCCGAGGCCGAGCGCGTCTGGTACAAAACGAGCCTCAAAGACTTTGACGGGGTTGTTCTGCCAGGTGGCTTCAGCTACGCTGATTATCTTCGCGCCGGGGCGATAGCGGCAAGGCAGGAGATAATGGAGGAAGTTAAGGAGTTCGCCCGCGAGGGGAGGCCCGTCCTCGGGATATGCAATGGCTTTCAGGTTCTGACGGAGGCGGGGCTCCTTCCGGGGGCACTGAGGCCGAACAGGATCCCGCGCTTCCTCTGCAGGTGGGTTCACCTTCGCGTTAACGACGTTGAAACGCCCTTTACTTCCCTCTACGAGCCGAGGGAGGTCATAAAGATGCCTATAGCACACGCTGAGGGGAATTACTACGTTGACGATCCCTCGAAGGTCAGGATAGTTTTCCAGTACAGCGATGAAAACGGAGACGTAACTGACGGGGCCAATCCCAACGGCTCGGTTCTCAACATAGCGGCGATAGCCAACGAGAGGGGCAACGTCCTTGGAACCATGCCCCATCCGGAGCGCGCAAGCGACCGCTTTTTGGGCAGTGAAGACGGCCTGAGGCTCTTCAGGAGCATGGTGGAGTGGGCGAAGAGATAG